One segment of Pasteurella skyensis DNA contains the following:
- the rpiA gene encoding ribose-5-phosphate isomerase RpiA gives MDQLSMKRKAAEAALKYVKPDTIIGVGSGSTVNCFIEALGTLDFPIEGAVAASKESEKRLQALGIEVFDANQVSALDIYIDGADEITPQGYMIKGGGAALTREKIVSSLAKRFICIVDKSKQVDVLGSTFALPVEVIPMARSYVARQLVALGGSPEYREGVITDNGNVILDVYNFNIIEPLKMEHTINNIAGVVTNGIFAQRFANITIVGTPEGAKIVE, from the coding sequence ATGGATCAACTTTCAATGAAAAGAAAAGCCGCAGAGGCGGCATTAAAATATGTCAAACCAGATACTATTATTGGTGTCGGTAGCGGTTCAACCGTAAACTGCTTTATTGAAGCACTAGGTACTCTCGACTTTCCTATTGAAGGAGCAGTGGCTGCTTCAAAAGAGTCCGAAAAACGCTTACAAGCATTAGGTATCGAAGTGTTTGACGCTAACCAAGTGTCAGCTCTCGATATTTATATTGATGGTGCTGATGAAATTACGCCTCAAGGTTATATGATTAAAGGTGGCGGAGCAGCATTGACGCGTGAAAAAATTGTCAGTTCATTAGCAAAAAGGTTTATCTGTATTGTGGATAAATCAAAACAGGTTGATGTATTAGGCTCAACCTTTGCTTTACCTGTCGAAGTAATTCCAATGGCTCGCTCTTATGTAGCTCGTCAATTAGTTGCATTAGGTGGTTCACCTGAATATCGTGAAGGTGTCATAACAGATAATGGAAATGTCATTTTAGATGTGTATAATTTTAACATTATTGAACCACTAAAAATGGAACACACCATCAATAATATTGCAGGCGTTGTCACCAATGGTATTTTTGCTCAACGATTTGCGAATATCACTATTGTGGGTACGCCAGAAGGTGCTAAAATAGTCGAATAA
- the glmM gene encoding phosphoglucosamine mutase produces MAERKYFGTDGIRGTVGQSPITPKFILKLGWAAGKVLATQGSRKILIGKDTRISGYMIEAALEAGLSAAGLSVAFTGPMPTPAIAYLTRTFRAEAGVVISASHNPYEDNGIKFFSSNGEKLPDEVEEAIEAMLDEPMDCVESSKLGIASRITDAAGRYIEYCKSTFPSELSLTGYKIVVDCANGATYHIAPNVIRELGAEVIEIGTKPNGMNINKEVGATDIRKLQQTVLETNADVGLAYDGDGDRLIMVDHLGNKVDGDQIIFIIAREALRAGKLKGGVVGTLMSNMSLENALRTLSIPFVRANVGDRYVLEQLKEKGWKLGAENSGHIILLDKNTTGDGIVASLEVLAAMVSHKLSLNDLAEAVPLYPQELINVKFSGQHNPLETAEVQSITQDVTKRLEGKGRVLLRKSGTEPLIRVMVECIDANLAHQCATEIAEAVKRN; encoded by the coding sequence ATGGCTGAACGTAAATATTTCGGTACCGATGGTATACGAGGAACAGTGGGGCAATCACCTATTACGCCAAAATTTATTTTAAAACTAGGTTGGGCTGCTGGTAAAGTACTTGCAACACAAGGTTCTCGAAAAATATTAATTGGTAAAGATACTCGTATTTCTGGCTATATGATTGAAGCGGCGTTAGAAGCAGGGTTATCTGCAGCAGGGCTTTCTGTTGCATTTACAGGGCCAATGCCAACACCCGCTATTGCTTATTTAACCCGTACTTTCCGAGCAGAAGCAGGAGTCGTAATTTCTGCTTCTCATAACCCTTATGAGGATAATGGTATTAAATTTTTCTCATCAAATGGGGAAAAATTACCTGATGAAGTTGAAGAGGCCATTGAAGCAATGCTTGATGAACCAATGGATTGTGTCGAATCATCAAAACTGGGGATTGCAAGCAGAATTACTGATGCCGCAGGACGCTATATTGAATATTGTAAGAGTACCTTTCCATCAGAATTAAGTTTAACTGGTTATAAAATTGTTGTAGATTGTGCTAACGGAGCGACCTACCATATTGCCCCAAATGTGATACGTGAACTTGGTGCTGAAGTAATTGAAATTGGTACAAAACCTAATGGTATGAATATCAATAAAGAAGTTGGTGCTACTGATATTAGAAAGCTCCAGCAGACAGTACTTGAAACCAATGCTGATGTAGGTTTAGCTTATGATGGTGATGGGGATCGTTTAATTATGGTCGATCACCTCGGAAACAAAGTTGATGGCGACCAAATTATTTTTATTATTGCTCGTGAAGCCTTACGTGCAGGTAAATTAAAAGGTGGAGTCGTTGGCACATTAATGAGTAATATGAGCCTAGAAAACGCATTGCGTACACTTTCTATCCCTTTTGTACGAGCTAATGTGGGCGATCGCTACGTATTAGAACAACTAAAAGAAAAAGGTTGGAAACTTGGAGCGGAAAATTCAGGGCATATTATTCTTTTAGATAAAAACACAACTGGTGATGGTATTGTTGCCTCTCTGGAAGTATTAGCAGCAATGGTATCACACAAATTAAGCTTAAATGACCTTGCAGAAGCAGTTCCACTGTATCCACAAGAACTTATTAATGTGAAATTCAGTGGTCAACATAATCCATTGGAAACGGCTGAAGTACAAAGTATTACTCAAGATGTCACAAAACGCCTTGAAGGTAAAGGTCGAGTATTACTGCGAAAATCAGGTACTGAACCATTAATTCGAGTAATGGTAGAATGTATCGATGCAAACTTAGCACACCAATGTGCAACAGAAATTGCAGAGGCAGTAAAACGTAATTAA
- a CDS encoding helix-turn-helix domain-containing protein has product MFTYKASLTETLISTLLHSKEITSETMKWADYLDIDLTSPRIVCIIEMESDTLEVMAERTQIVQQWLIAQNKQNLVIQHSFSQLVLLAPALNSDDKWDLNQHITSLQQLINYIEDPYFTVTVAIGRYVEQHNAIPDIATSYQTAKVTLQVGKMRYPDKKTHIYQDFILPILFEKLKQSWEKEELDCIMQKLQEADENGILRNTLFTWFENNMQSVSTANMLNIHRNSLEYRLNKIVQITGLNLSNTADKVLLYIALYSVY; this is encoded by the coding sequence ATGTTTACTTATAAAGCCAGTTTAACTGAAACGTTAATTTCCACTTTATTGCATTCTAAAGAGATAACGTCTGAAACAATGAAGTGGGCAGACTATTTAGACATTGATTTAACGTCTCCCCGTATAGTTTGTATCATTGAAATGGAGAGTGACACTCTTGAGGTGATGGCTGAAAGAACTCAAATAGTTCAACAGTGGCTAATCGCACAAAATAAGCAAAATCTTGTCATTCAACACTCTTTTTCTCAATTAGTATTATTAGCACCTGCATTAAATAGTGATGATAAGTGGGATTTGAATCAACATATTACTTCTTTGCAACAGTTGATCAATTATATTGAAGATCCGTATTTTACTGTTACTGTTGCGATAGGTCGTTATGTAGAGCAACACAATGCCATCCCTGATATTGCTACTTCTTACCAAACAGCTAAAGTAACATTACAGGTAGGAAAAATGCGATATCCAGATAAAAAAACACATATTTATCAAGATTTTATTCTTCCTATTTTATTTGAGAAATTAAAACAGAGCTGGGAGAAAGAAGAATTAGATTGTATTATGCAAAAATTACAAGAGGCAGATGAAAACGGCATACTAAGAAACACGTTGTTTACGTGGTTTGAAAATAATATGCAGTCGGTGAGTACAGCGAATATGTTAAATATTCATCGTAACTCTTTGGAATACAGATTAAACAAAATTGTTCAGATTACAGGGCTCAATTTATCAAATACAGCAGATAAAGTATTGCTTTATATTGCATTGTATTCGGTCTATTAG
- the mak gene encoding fructokinase, with product MRIGIDLGGTKIEVIALSDQGEELFRKRVATPQGSYPDTLKAIKGLVDDAEVATGQTGTVGMGIPGTISPFTGKVKNANSTWLNGQYLDKDLENLLGREIRIANDANCMAVSEATDGAGAGKDIVLALILGTGCGSGIVINGKPHNGANGIGGEWGHNPLPWADEEEKAVMESRACHCGRAGCIEQFISGTGLCADYEGRSGNLLKGHEIVKLSEQGDPIAEQSLQAYERRLAKSLAEYINVLDPDVIVFAGGVCNIERLYTNVPRLMNDYIFGREFQTPIKKAIHGDSSGVRGAAWLWPLEK from the coding sequence ATGCGAATTGGGATTGATTTAGGTGGTACAAAAATTGAAGTGATTGCTCTATCCGATCAAGGTGAGGAATTATTTAGAAAAAGAGTGGCAACGCCACAAGGTTCTTATCCAGATACTTTAAAAGCTATTAAAGGTCTAGTTGATGATGCTGAAGTAGCAACAGGGCAAACAGGTACAGTGGGAATGGGTATTCCGGGTACGATTTCGCCTTTTACGGGTAAAGTAAAAAATGCTAATTCTACGTGGTTAAATGGACAATATTTAGATAAAGATTTAGAGAATTTATTAGGACGTGAAATTCGTATCGCCAATGATGCTAACTGTATGGCAGTCTCAGAAGCAACGGATGGCGCTGGGGCAGGAAAAGATATTGTTCTCGCTTTAATTTTAGGTACAGGTTGTGGTTCTGGTATTGTAATCAATGGTAAACCTCACAATGGTGCAAACGGTATTGGGGGAGAGTGGGGGCATAATCCATTGCCTTGGGCAGATGAAGAAGAAAAAGCAGTGATGGAAAGTAGAGCTTGTCATTGTGGTAGAGCAGGGTGTATTGAGCAATTTATTTCAGGGACAGGTTTATGTGCAGATTATGAAGGACGCTCAGGAAATCTCTTGAAAGGTCATGAAATTGTTAAACTTTCTGAACAAGGTGATCCGATTGCGGAACAATCTCTACAAGCCTATGAAAGACGTTTAGCAAAATCATTGGCAGAATATATTAACGTATTAGATCCTGATGTTATCGTCTTTGCGGGTGGTGTGTGCAATATTGAACGTTTATATACCAACGTACCACGTTTAATGAATGATTATATCTTTGGTCGTGAATTTCAAACACCGATTAAAAAAGCAATACACGGTGACTCTAGCGGTGTGCGTGGTGCTGCTTGGTTATGGCCTTTAGAAAAATAG
- the serA gene encoding phosphoglycerate dehydrogenase has translation MQTTTSLDKSKIKFVLLEGVHQNAVDVLTSSGYQNIHYYKEALDGDELIEVIKDAHFVGIRSRTQLTAEVLSKATKLVAIGCFCIGTNQVDMNAAKLLGIPIFNAPFSNTRSVAELVLAEIILLLRKAAQANMEVHRGLWNKSAEGSNEVRNKKLGIIGYGHIGSQLSIIAESIGMQVYFYDIENKLPLGNAKQMGSLEELLSFCDIISLHVPENASTKNMINARRIAQFKQNAILINAARGTVVDIDALTEALASGKLRGAAIDVFPIEPASKDEPFTSPLCQFDNVILTPHIGGSTAEAQQNIGTEVASKFVKYSDNGSTLSAVNFPEVSLPEHSGTKRLLHIHENKPGIMNEINKIFVEENMNIAAQYLQTDAQTGYVVIDVETNDVSKTLAKLKLIDGTIKARVLY, from the coding sequence ATGCAAACCACTACTTCTCTTGATAAATCAAAAATTAAATTTGTACTCCTTGAAGGTGTTCACCAAAATGCTGTTGATGTATTAACATCATCTGGCTATCAAAATATTCACTACTATAAAGAAGCGCTCGATGGTGATGAATTAATTGAAGTCATTAAAGATGCTCATTTTGTAGGCATCCGCTCTCGAACGCAATTAACAGCAGAAGTATTATCCAAAGCAACTAAATTAGTCGCCATCGGCTGTTTTTGTATTGGAACAAATCAAGTAGATATGAATGCTGCAAAATTATTGGGTATTCCTATTTTTAATGCGCCTTTTTCAAACACTCGCTCTGTAGCAGAGTTAGTATTGGCTGAAATTATTTTATTACTACGTAAAGCCGCACAAGCCAATATGGAAGTACATCGTGGATTATGGAATAAATCAGCCGAAGGTTCTAACGAAGTACGTAATAAAAAATTAGGCATTATCGGTTATGGGCATATCGGTTCACAATTAAGCATTATTGCAGAATCTATTGGTATGCAGGTTTATTTTTATGATATTGAAAATAAATTGCCACTAGGCAATGCAAAACAAATGGGTAGCTTAGAAGAATTACTCTCATTCTGTGATATTATTTCTCTTCACGTACCTGAAAATGCCTCTACCAAAAATATGATTAATGCTCGACGCATTGCTCAGTTTAAACAAAATGCCATACTCATTAATGCAGCACGTGGTACAGTGGTTGATATTGATGCCCTCACAGAGGCTTTAGCTAGTGGTAAATTACGAGGCGCAGCTATTGATGTTTTCCCTATTGAACCAGCCTCTAAAGATGAACCCTTTACATCACCGTTATGCCAGTTTGACAACGTCATTTTAACACCTCATATTGGTGGTTCTACAGCAGAAGCTCAGCAAAACATAGGAACAGAAGTTGCCAGTAAATTTGTTAAATACTCAGATAATGGTTCCACACTTTCTGCCGTAAACTTCCCTGAGGTTTCTCTGCCTGAACATAGTGGTACAAAACGACTACTACATATTCACGAAAATAAACCTGGAATAATGAATGAGATCAACAAAATATTTGTTGAAGAAAATATGAACATCGCCGCTCAATATCTCCAAACAGATGCTCAAACAGGTTATGTTGTTATTGATGTTGAAACCAATGATGTTTCAAAAACACTGGCTAAATTAAAGTTAATTGATGGTACAATTAAAGCTCGAGTACTATACTAA